From the genome of Papaver somniferum cultivar HN1 chromosome 2, ASM357369v1, whole genome shotgun sequence, one region includes:
- the LOC113353683 gene encoding late embryogenesis abundant protein 7-like, which translates to MDSHGQSQSYKAGETKGRTQEKTEHALGTVKDKAGQAMDKASETAQAARGHAQQTKDSTGHKTSETAQAAKERAGEAKDSTGSYLQEKTGAAKEKASDAAQYAKETTQAGAQKTGGMLSSAAEQVTGAAKGAVDAVKNTFGMAGAGDDTTANRD; encoded by the exons ATGGATTCCCATGGTCAATCTCAAAGCTACAAAGCTGGTGAAACCAAAGGCCGCACTCAG GAAAAGACCGAACATGCATTGGGTACAGTGAAGGATAAAGCTGGCCAAGCCATGGACAAGGCTTCAGAGACTGCTCAAGCTGCTAGAGGCCATGCTCAGCAGACCAAGGACAGTACGGGGCACAAGACATCTGAGACTGCTCAAGCTGCCAAAGAACGGGCTGGTGAGGCGAAAGATAGCACTGGCAGTTACTTGCAAGAGAAAACTGGAGCTGCAAAGGAGAAGGCATCGGATGCTGCTCAGTATGCCAAAGAAACTACCCAAGCTGGTGCGCAGAAGACTGGTGGCATGCTATCGAGTGCAGCTGAACAAGTAACTGGTGCAGCTAAAGGTGCTGTTGATGCTGTCAAGAATACTTTTGGCATGGCTGGTGCCGGTGATGATACTACAGCTAACAGGGATTAG